The Argiope bruennichi chromosome X2, qqArgBrue1.1, whole genome shotgun sequence sequence GTATTAAAAAGAGTTGCACATTGATTGAAATTTAGAAACCGTACACAGTAATCGTGTCGCATCAAGTAATATAGTCGAATGTATATGTTATCGCTGAAATTCGAAAGCAGTTATGTGCATATTAATATGTTAATCTGTAGATTGCGTTATTTGCTCCGTTAAAATGAGTAATTACATTCAAAATACTTGTTTGCacctttttcttaaatatcaggCACGTTAATGAATTCCTgtcctttaaaatgttttagatgttgaaaaatgaaataaataacttaatatttcacCTAATTTTTCCTCACAGCTTGTAATAAAACGTCAAATCAAAAGCTATGCATcaaaagtttcaatatattttatatattaactaatattataaataaacactaatatctttatatctatataattatattatctaatatataatgtATACTGAATCTGATGAGTACCAATTTAAACCTGCGAAAGCAATGCTGTTATTCgatcaaaaatcttttttcacttttacatGCACCTAGTTGGTACCATGTAGATTATCTATATATTCTATAGATTATTTAAACAATGCCATGAACTAAGCACTTTCCCTTATTTAAGGTACTGGCCTAGTTAATATGCAGATTCGCTTAGTTCTGTTTTTTAGATGTAACACgcttaagaaaaataaacttttttttcgatATACTTTATCTGAATGTTTTTGACTTATTAACTCTTTCTGCTTTTATTTGAGAGCAGAAAGAGTTATctgatataaatttctattttccagCCCGAGAATGTCTTGTGTATTAGTCGCACGGGCAACAGGATCAAGTTGATTGACTTCGGCTTAGCTAGGAAATACGATCCCAAGAAAAAGCTCAAAGTTCTGTTCGGCACGCCTGAATTCGTGGCTCCGGAAGttgtttgctttgaaaatatAGGTTACACAACAGATATGTGGAGCGTCGGAGTCATTTGTTACGTTCTGTaagtgaaaattcttttttcaaatcttaaaacacaaaaaaaatgaaggaacaaAACACATGAAGCGTTATTTTTTGGTCTTGTGTAATTCTTATCCAACAAAAACAAAGTAACAGATAATTTTTCTAGGCCGGGGTCTGAACTTTGGATTGTTTGTACAATACTTGCTAATTATTGCACTTTGTTATTTTCAACCTTGGCTCAGAGTTGTTTGTTACATTTATAATTCtcttaataagtttttatatcatttgagaTTTATCGATGTAATTGACCAGTAAGTGCTTAAATTTATAGCATTAAGCCAGATAgagatttgtataattttcattgttgttttACAAATgcacgaatttttttaatgcaagatattagggaaaatttcatatatttttcgaTGACACAAAGTTTTAAAGACTACAAATTTTTTCTCTATAGCATTTTTCTGTCAGAATTTTAAGCTATAGATATACATTGAAAATGATACctaaatgcttcaatttttcCCATCAATTATGTTAACATTACAAtcgatttcttcaaaattaaaatggcctaataaatagaaatagaaatgatTTGCTATGAAAGGTGCAAGAGATTACTAGAACTGAATGGAATTTTAGaaggaaatttaatagaaaaggcCTTTTTGAAATTCCTAggaaaagtgattatttttttaattttaagtttgatTCTTATAAAGCTGTTCGATTCTTGCGATTCAACagtttataaattatactttttttaacttaaataagcCAATCTAAtgaattttctcatatataaaagTTGCAGAATACATTTTGTACTTTAAGGCCcacgaattatatttttcaatgtatcttgaaaaaaattttgaaaatataaaaaaaaattagattagctATTTGAGtaaagtgaatttaaatataatttttttaagtattgattTATTATCTTGATGATGGGACAATATATACAATTACAGAAGTTATTTTTCGTGAATATTTTGTATTGGTGAGTAAAAATTGAACGAAATCGTTAAGAAATTAGCTGTACATTACGCTCCAGAAATCCTGTAGGTTTTTCAATGATCTCCATAAATATAGcgttaaattatttgaaaaagactGGACGTATGCTTCtttgcaaaacaaaaacaaatactgAAAGTAATATATTCCTTATTTCCTTGATCTCCCTTATAAGATAAATTCgatttctgttaaaataataacAGGCTTActttaattttgtgaatgtaaCTTACTATTTTGGGCATTATTCTAGAATAAATAGTCACTGAATCGCAAATGAATTTTCtcattctaaaattcttttaaaggtaCGCTTTGTATGACAGTGATTGTTATTTTTTCAGGCTTTCAGGACTTTCGCCATTTATGGGTGACAGTGACATGGAAACAATGGCTAATGTTACCAGAGCCGAATGGGATTTCGAAGATGAAAGTTTTGATGACATTTCTGAAGAAGCCAAAGACTTTATCGAAAAACTTTTAGTGAAAGATAAATCGTAAGATAACTCtctattatcaattttaaaactcttatttcgaaaataacatagcatgaattttatataaaattaaaaacatacaaaattacaaaaataattctttttaaattttcagaaaacgaCTGAATGCATCCCAAGCACTTCAACATAAATGGCTCAGGGTAAGTttgaaaaaatgcagttttttttttactataaaaatgtattaagttGATATTTATGGCAGTtaacagtaataaataataaaaacaggtttctaatttttaaaaaaccttataaattaCGTTGTCGGgaaaattctttacttttgaataaaCCAATTCCTGAAATATGCCTTTTTTTAACTATAAGGTAAAAATTGGTATATATATAGATACAAGAAATTACTgatattgatattaaaagaaattgcttatACAGAAAATTACTGATATTGTAAGTACCAATATCAGTAATTTCTTATTTACTGATAATAAGAAATGTTTTGCCGTCAAACATTTCTTATTATCAGTATATAAGAAACGTACGTCGGCAACTTTCATATTCCACCATTTTTAATTGTGATGCTTATTTTAATGGAGAAATTCCTCTAAAGAAGTTCCTCAAGTtttaatttgtatcaaaatatatttcagatttatagatttaaaaaggaGCGTCATCAGCAATAGAGTTCTAGACTTGCAAGAAAAACTTAAATAGTGTGCATCGCTaatattagcatatattttttaaattattagtcaTGTGATTTTCTAACATGTATCAATGGtattataaatgcatatataatctTTGAAGATATTATAATGCACAGTTTAGTTGGAACTTGACACTTTTTCCaatagaaatagatttaaaatcgCATTTATTAACAgtataacaacaataataatgatatttttaattaatgcaatatatttcGTAACGTAAACAAAGTGCAAAGTAACTTTTTACttgattatttaatcaaaatttccatGTTGATTGAATTAATaggcatttttaagtttttcaaacGCATTAAGATAAAATATCGATGACGCTTTTCAGCGTAAGATGAAGTTTTTCAATGTCATTTCAGATGTTATTGAAGCtagatttgttttttgtttttccttctcAAATACATTCTACAAATCCACGAGCTcttgcaaaaaaataattgcagCAGAATATACTTAAACGAACAATATCTGTCATGAAAATGGGGTTACAATCACGATGATTCAGAAAAACAATACAAACAGTTGCTAAGCGTAAttggtgattaatttttttcgaaaggaAATCGAAAGTTCTGTATACAATTAACCAGCCCGTTGAATGAATGGAAGTTATCAAGATGGGATAACATTGCTTGCCAAATGAAAAAGTTGTATGGAATATGAAAAGTACTCATATGTAGAATTGATGGATATTACCACAGCCTAAACCTGAAGGCTttgggtttcttttttttatcttcagaaatataaagcaattaaaaaacattCGTGAACTgctagatatttttttcctaataaaggATCAAAGTGAGCGGGTAACATTGTTTTTACTATTGAAAGGATCATGATATTAAGTGCTATAGCAAATTTTGCTTGTCTTATAAAAAATAGCCTCTTATTTTTGTTGCAAGACTTTGTGGCGTAATTAATGGCATATTTAGACCGACCTTGAATCgtattttaagcattaatataaaataattattttaatatttagttcatgTCAAggtatttcgataataaatatatagactTTTTAATCTGATATAGACGATAACACGagaaaaaatttcgtatttttttttatatatacctaAATATGAACTAATGAGCCaggtaatttataaattaaatttaatttgaaaaatagacgAAGATGGCAACATTATCCATTTGAGCTATACAAAATTGTTCTTCAAGCCTTGTTATGCGGAAATAGTAGTCTGTGTTCCTGCAAACTCGTTCGTTagattaactgaaaatataaaaatcttgcgTTTACCGATGGCTGCCAttgataattaaatgatatttattttttgcattatccCTGATTATCCCTAGAATCTGATCCCCTCTAAATTAAATTGTGCGCTGCAAAAGTCATCGCCGGTGGAATTCATTCCAAATACCATGATGAGACCATGCTCTTTTTATGATAGATACTTCTTCCATCTTTCAATCCAAAATTCAGAgttcaaaattgaatatagtGAATGGTCATTGAAAGATAATTCACTGAATTCACTTTCTTCTTTAGCGAGATGTTAAGAAGCAAGAAACTACTATCGACAAGAAGAAACTGAAGAAGTTCGTCATCAGAAGGCGTTGGCAAGTAAGTGactttgatgaataaaaatcCGAAATCTTATTAATGTTTCTTAGCTATATTTCATTTAAGGCAATTATTTGTCTTTTGTGTgtcattcattattcattaaagagttaaatttattactttcaattacttttgaaataatatgcgtattatatcttattttagaAAGCAGTGAATGCTCTCATTGCTCTTATAAGGATGGGTGCAACTATCTAGATTTCTATAGAATCCACCTGAaggtaaatatcattttttcagtTAATGCCTGCATAAAACTTGATTCTTAATTCGGGAATTCAGAAGTTCTAAAAGAATTGTTCtgaaattaatttgcataaaCCTTTGTACCATTGGCATAGTGTGCCTTAAATCACTAACCCCGATCTTGGTATGAAATCCATCTTATTGCAAAGAGTTCAGTTATCTTAAGCAATATTcactaatactaaataaaaacCTGTTGTTGGTTTGTCAAGCTGTTGATGCTTCATGCAAATGcagtttgcatatttttaaaggtGATATATTTCCAAGTTTAATAGcgtatcttatttaaatttaatttttattgattccaaGCAATAAGAAGTATTCTGAAACGTTTTTGACGCACTTTACCATTAAGTGTAATTAAAGATAGAAGACTATCTAGCATCATGGCAACTTttcttagattataatttttcttcattagttAAACTTTCTTTATCTTACTGTTTATagatagtgaaaattataattgaaaaggtATTCATAAAATGGAATACTTAGagcaagaataaaaatgaaagtttgcaTTTCTAATTGTGAAATAGGAAAGGTAATCCAAAACACAACAGTTTCTCTTATTCTATACCTAGAAGAAATTACTAGGAAATGTTGAAATTCTTCTTCATATTGGCTCTAATGGCTTTTTAGCaatatgtatatatcaaaattGACTTCCAGCATTAAAGCCTACTGAGTAATACAATGCAATATATACAAGATGTTCAAATTCTGGAGCGACAAACTCTGAGGGTTGCTAATAGACATCAAGAGAAACAAATATTGCAATGGAACATAGCGTCGCAAACAACACTGAAAGAATGAAAAACGCGAAAAACGAATACAGGTTTCGAAGACACAATGGAATTACAAAAAgtacataattacaaaaagatttatttgattaattattataagaatttttggaAATGGCTAACCGCATACATCATTGCACAGTCTGCAACGATGTGAAAATGATTTCTAGGTGCTCTCGAAGATGCTAGAAATGCTTTTGATATTTGCCACGGCGACGGAAATCCACCTATGAGAGAGATCCGCCATTATGTCCATTGGCATAAACGCATGATTTAATGCTATCCCATTAGAAAAAAGGCATAAGGGCTCACATCCGGCGATCGTGGAGACTAAGCAATGAATCCCACCCGTCCAATCCATCTCCTGGAGTATGTAACATCGAGATGATACGTATTTCGAAAGGGAAATATGTATGTACACCATCATGCATTAGCCACACTGCGGCTAGCACACTTTGTAACATTTTAGGGAGGACGTGTTGCAGAAAAACAAGGTACGTTGCTCCATTCAAACGTTTAGGCAGCAAGTACGGCCTCAAGACAAAATTATAGGGGATTCCTATTTGCACACCGACACTACCTCTGTTGAGATTTCCATGGTACACTGTCATGGATATTATTACGGAAAAAATTATTCGTCTAAAATTCGAATGGTTCGCTCTATTGAGTGTATGGTCGACACAAGCAACAGGCCACAATAGCAAATAATGgcgtttattaacacgaagacacgaatacacagacgataATTACACAGCCGAAACGTACCCAAGCAACACACTGCAGATCACAAGTAATAATCGGTAGTAAACAGTCACAAcaacacacaaagcggccagacagaattcagcaggaaaAGAGAATTCACGTAGCTATTCGTTAAGGCCTCTCTAAACGCctgctattctccactgtctcACTTTAGCTGTACTGTTGACTCACTACTATACGACTGGCAACTCAACACACGAACTCGATACTGCTTCAATACTTGTCTCCAAGATTCGGCGCATGGCTCATTTCTCAATCCACTAATCGCTTGAACTCCACTTAACGCTT is a genomic window containing:
- the LOC129960140 gene encoding myosin light chain kinase, smooth muscle-like, which produces MSIYVDETDLDDPEPDFQPRHVVVKKGKDVKTEYALNEELGRGKFGTVHRCTEKATGKVFAAKFITTLKPQDRKDVEREVEIMTVLQHPRLLQLYDAFDDGKKTMCLILEIIEGGELFERVIDEDFVLTEKAVTIFMRQICEGVDYMHSKNILHLDMKPENVLCISRTGNRIKLIDFGLARKYDPKKKLKVLFGTPEFVAPEVVCFENIGYTTDMWSVGVICYVLLSGLSPFMGDSDMETMANVTRAEWDFEDESFDDISEEAKDFIEKLLVKDKSKRLNASQALQHKWLRRDVKKQETTIDKKKLKKFVIRRRWQKAVNALIALIRMGATI